One Oryza glaberrima chromosome 11, OglaRS2, whole genome shotgun sequence genomic region harbors:
- the LOC127755191 gene encoding cyanidin 3-O-rutinoside 5-O-glucosyltransferase-like yields the protein MHFLIVSGAAQGQITPARRLARALVAAAEPGVIIRATLAVPLSALRRMFPGKAAGAAAGEGAVVLSDGAGVDYAAFTDGFDDGFQPERCDGAAFVGRLQLVGPASLARLAAALRARGRPVTCVVYTLLLPFAAAVARDLDVPAYFFWTMPAAVLSVYYHYFHGRHGLVDAAAGVRDDPNRRVQVPGLEFLRARDLPSLLTGPSPYLPAFREMFHVVEATAAASCHAHGQSGAKPRVLVNTFDALEPKALASVPGIDLIPVGPMVTDTEADGGGDLFEQDDDAGYMQWLDKQRDASVVYVAFGSLAVLSLRQLEEIRHCLEVTGRPFLWVVRRDNRDGCGGGGAATGLLPPAGGMVVEWCSQARVLAHRAVGCFVTHCGWNSTLETVACGVPAVMAPQWSDQATNARMAEARWGVGVRAETAADGTVLSSELSRGIDAVMGDSDGARAIRRRARTWKARAAMALDAAADDAEVDGDATAARNLRRFVQGVRSREREREQKQAGQS from the coding sequence atgcATTTCTTGATCGTGTCGGGGGCGGCGCAGGGGCAGAtcacgccggcgaggcggctggCGCGcgcgctggtggcggcggcggagcctggGGTGATCATCAGGGCCACGCTGGCCGTGCCGCTGTCGGCGCTGAGGAGGATGTTCCCCGGGAAGGCGGCCGGCGCAGCCGCCGGTGAGGGGGCCGTGGTGCTGTCGGACGGGGCCGGCGTCGACTACGCCGCGTTCACCGACGGGTTCGACGACGGGTTCCAGCCCGAGCGGTGCGACGGCGCGGCGTTCGTCGGGAGGCTCCAGCTCGTCGGCCCGGCGTCGCTGGcccggctggcggcggcgctgcgcgcgcgggggaggccCGTGACGTGCGTCGTGTATACCCTGCTCCttccgttcgccgccgccgtcgccagggACCTCGACGTGCCGGCGTACTTCTTCTGGACCATGCCGGCGGCCGTGCTTTCAGTCTACTACCATTACTTCCACGGCCGCCATggcctcgtcgacgccgccgccggcgtccgggACGACCCCAACCGCCGCGTCCAAGTCCCCGGCCTCGAGTTCCTCCGCGCCCGCGACCTCCCGTCGCTGCTCACCGGGCCAAGCCCCTACCTCCCGGCCTTCCGGGAGATGTTCCACGTCGtcgaggccaccgccgccgcgtcgtgccaTGCCCATGGCCAGAGTGGCGCGAAGCCGCGGGTGCTTGTGAACACCTTCGACGCGCTCGAGCCGAAGGCGCTCGCGTCCGTCCCCGGCATTGACCTCATCCCGGTTGGACCCATGGTCACCGACAcggaggccgacggcggcggcgacctcttcGAGCAAGACGACGACGCAGGCTACATGCAATGGCTCGACAAGCAGCGGGACGCCTCCGTCGTGTACGTCGCGTTCGGCAGCCTCGCCGTGCTCTCGCTGAGGCAGCTGGAGGAGATACGCCACTGCCTCGAGGTGACCGGACGGCCCTTCCTCTGGGTGGTCCGGCGCGACAAccgcgacggctgcggcggcggcggcgcggccaccggATTATTGCCGCCGGCAGGCGGGATGGTGGTGGAGTGGTGCAGCCAGGCGCGCGTGCTGGCGCACCGGGCGGTGGGGTGCTTCGTCAcccactgcgggtggaactcgacgctggagACCGTCGCGTGCGGCGTGCCAGCGGTAATGGCGCCGCAGTGGTCCGACCAGGCGACGAACGCGCGCATGGCCGAGGCGCGGTGGGGCGTCGGCGTGCGCGCGGAGACCGCGGCCGACGGCACCGTGCTCTCGTCGGAGCTCTCACGCGGCATCGACGCCGTCATgggggacagcgacggcgccCGCGCGATACGCCGGCGCGCAAGAACATGGAAGgcgcgcgccgccatggcgctggacgccgccgccgacgacgccgaggtTGACGGggacgccacggcggcgcgcaACCTGAGACGATTTGTGCAGGGCGTACGTAGCAGAGAACGGGAGCGCGAGCAAAAGCAAGCAGGGCAGAGTTAA